The genomic interval TCACAGGGCTTAACTTAACAGACGTGGACGAGACGTCAGGAACCAGAGTAGTGTTAAAAAACTTTTGATCGGGTACTTACCATCCGGTTGACGCTAAGGAACATTCGAAAAATAAAACAGATAAATTCTCCGAACAATATTTCCTGTCGGGCACACGTAGAGACGCGCTATAGCACGTCTCTACAGACCAGAACAGGAGAGACTGGATTGGAAAATGTTTACAACTTATTCTTTTGCCGTTCCTAAAATCATAAGAACAACCCCGGGTGTACTGTCGGCGCAATCCGTTTCATTAAAAGGTTTCAAACATGCTGCATATAGGCATTATCGGTGGATCTCAAAAACAGATTGATACCTTACTGGCCATCCATAACACCAATAAAGTCCCCTTTTTTTCCAGATCAAATGCTGTCATTTCCGTGATTGAAGCGGAGGAATCCGCAGAGGAATTGCTGATTGATGCATTGTTTTATGTGTCGCCAGTCAGTCATCTGGAACATGATTCAAAGCAGGCGAGAGCGTCCATGAAATGGATCCGGGGACTCCGGAACTACTCCTCTTATGGCGTCCGGAAAACGATACGAGGTTGTCACCATCTGTTGATCGGAGACATTCCACAGTATTTGAACCAGATCAAAAAAATGGATATAGATCTGTTTGTTCATTTTCAGGAGAACCCTGAATGGCAAATCGTCGACAGCATAGAACTCTTGTTCCATAAGAGGGACTTGATTGAAATGCCCGAGATCCATTCTGTGACAGATTCCTCCAAAAACACGCGTCAAGCCTCAACGAATGTCCGTATCCCTGTCAGTGAAATCGATACAGTCCGGTTTCAGGAAAACGGGGATAATGAGAAGGCGTCCTTGAACGAATCATCGCCCCGGTTTCATTCGGTGCGCCTGAAAGATCAGGAAGGAGCCCAAACGATTGCGGAACTGAAGGGTGTGGATATTCCGTTTCAAAATATCACCTCCCTGACTTTCAAGCAAAAAGGCCAGGGCAGGATGTCCCTGCCCGTTGATTCAATCCAGGCCTTGAAATCCGGGAAACACAACGTTTGGGCGCTGGAATTATTCGAATTGTGGAAAATCCGGGAAAAAGTATGTGCTTCGGGGACATTTCAGTTACGTCTGGACGCGACAGCCTTCAAAGACCTGGTCATTGATGAGGCTTCCTATCTGCCGATCAGATTGAATCATGCTCTTTCGCGGGTCAACCGCCGGTGTGAAGCGCAACAATGGGACAAGTACATGGAATTCCGGACCTTCAGTCTTCAGGAACGTCCTGTTTTGATCGCGCTTGACGCGGATTTGGCGGCCATCCTGGTGAAACAGATCGGGAACATCGGGTTCAAGGATGTACGGATCATTACCAATGATGATGAACTCGGGCAGACACTGAATGAATGCCATCTCTTCAATGAAAATCAGGAGTTTTCAACCACAGTCAAGTTTCCTACCTTAATCACGACCCAGGCTCGACAAGCGCAGATTAAACAACAATATCCGGCAATCCAATGTTATGGAATTCCCGGGTTTGACCTCATTGATCCCAAAAATATCGGGCAAAACGCGGAACGGGAACTTTTAAAAAATGAAGTCGAAAACAAGATTCAGAGTCTCCTGCAAGAGGCTGAAAACAACCCCTTGCAGACGTTTTACCTCAAAATCGTTCATCTGTTCATGATGTACCAGCTTGAGGAAAATACCACTGATATCATCGCCAAACTGCAGAAACAGACGGAACATTTTATTGGAAATTTATCCAGACTGTTTCAGGCGGAAGCCCGGAAAATTCAGGAACAGAAGAATCTAAAACTGAAAATAGAGGCTAAAATCAAAGAATTGAACGCGGAGATTACCAAATTAAACCTTGCGATCACTGAGGCGGAACAAAAAATCAAAAAACTGGATGGAGCTTTGCAGCAAAAAAAGGCCCTGACGGATCAAATGGCTGAACAGGAACATACCGTGAATGATCTCAAAGACCAAATCAGCGCGACAATCCTGGAACAGGAAAAACTGAAACTGGAAGTCGAGGCCGACCGTGCGGATCGTGAGCAAACTACTCTGCAACTGGAAGAACTTAAAAAAAAGTATGATGATTTGTTGTTCCAGCACGAAAAAAATAAAGTGATTTTCGGTACGCCGGAGCAGGTCGCAAGAATCAAAAAACAGATTCAAAAATTCCCTGCACGGAAACAGTCGCTGGAGGACCAGATTGCGGCAACTCAAAATATGCTCGACACACTGTCTGTTGCGGTGAAGCAACTCAACGGAACACAAAATAAATGTGCTCAACTCGAAACGCGTCTGAAAAATGAGAAGCATACCCTGGAACAGTTATCCGAAAAAGTGGAAGTCACCATGGGAAAACATGAACGGGCCTTGAAGGCGTTTCTGTTGCATCATGAGAAGGTTACAAGCCGTTTGAATCTGGTTCAGGAAGCCTTGAATAAACTGAACCTCCGCTATCAAAAACTCAGCACCGATCTGATGGGGCGTGAATCGGCCTACCAACAGGAAAAGAGCCATGCTGAGTCGTTTGGTCAAAAAATTCTGAACTGGATCAGAAATATCGGGGACATCAGTGAACTGGGCGAAGGGCTTTCCACTCTGGGAAACGAGGCCGATGTGGGCTTGCGGGAAATTAAAGAACTGATTGAGATGATCAATAAATTGATGACTCTGCGGAAAATTCAGGATGCCGACCAGTCCCTGGTAACAGATGTCATGGCGACCCTGGAGAAAAATTTCACTTTTTATCATTTGCCGCAACTGGAACAACTGGAGGCTCCGCTCGTTTTTATCGGGGACAAGATGAATTATCCTGTTTTCACCAACAAGTTACTGTCCATGGTTCAGGCCAATGAACAAAAGGGCGTCACGTTGAACTGGGATCGGTTTGAACATACCAATGTCTCATTTTCCAAACAGATCATCCTGCTCGACCTTTCAGATCGGGCCGACGATGAAGAACTTCATGCGAAAGTCGGTGAGTTTTGCATGCAACTGGCGTTGCAAAACTTTATGATCATCCTGTTACCTGATGAAGTTCTCTTTGACCCTAAATGGCAGGTCTTCAGAAGCATGTCACTCTGCCTTCCCGCAAAACATCTGGACACCTTTCTGGCACCGCCCTTGTTCCAATGGATGCAAAACATCCAAAAATGGAATGCGCTGTAGACCCCTCATTTTCCTCCATTGTAATTAATTTTTTTCCTCCCGGCTAAAATAGATTTTTTGGCATGGTCTTTGTTATATTCTGTCCTGAAGGTCAGATGTTGTCCTGAATCTCATATCCTGTATTGCTTTTATGCAATAAAACAGGTTATAGCTAACATGATGTGTTCCGGGTTTCTGATTCCCGATGTTTTGTAAAAACCTCATCGAACCAGTCCTGATCACATCACAAACGCAGGAGACAGACTCCACGTATTGAGCATTCTTCAACTGGAATGCGGAAATATTGAATAACCTTTTGCAATAAAAACGATATGTCCAAGAAAGCTTTGGTAATGGATGATTCACCGATTATCCGGAAAATGTTGACACATGGCCTGACCCGTTCGTTTGGCTTTGAGGTCATTGAAGCCGAAAATGGTCAGGATGGATTGACAAAGACCTCCCAACACGAGTTTGATTTGATTTTTTCCGATATCAATATGCCGGTCATGACGGGGGTAGAATTTCTTGAAAAGTTCCGTAGCACCAACACCACAACCCCGGTGTTCATGCTTACCTCGGAAAAAGAAGATGTTTACAAACAAAAATGTCTGGATTTAGGAGCAACCGATTTTTTCAAAAAGCCGTTCAAACCAAATACCATCGAAGCCGCGTTGAAACAACTTCTGGAGGGGTGATCAGGCTGATTCATCAATTGCCAGACTTCTGGTTCCCATGCTCTGCGTCAAGGCTGTTAAGTTAAGAAATTACCTGCGAGAAAATCCCCCTTTTCAAAGGGGGCATGGGGGATTTAACGCTCAGAGTTACATCCCCCTAACCCCCCTTAAACCAAGGGGGAATTGGTGCCAGTGACTTCACAGGGCTTAACTTAACAGACGTGATGCTCTGCGTGGGAACCTCCGGGGGCAATGTCGTCAACTTAAGGCGTTCTGCGCCGGGGAAGCCCTCTTTTCAAAGGGGGCTTGGAGGATTTAACGCTCAGAATTACATCCCCCTAACCCCCTTGAAACAAGGGGGAATTGAAACACAGCACCATTCAGAATGCTTAACTTCTAACACCTGAAAACAAATGGGTATAGTCATTGAACTGAGAGACTACAAAGACAATAGTGACAGTGGCGACTTGCCGTTAGGCAAAGACAGCTTTCAGGAAGTGACAACGGCCAGACAGTTGGTCGCGTTTGTCAAAAAGACTGAAGGCAGTTGCGCTCTGACGATCAATTTGCCCAAAGTTGAATTGGCTAAAGCCATTCCCCAATTGGTTGAGTTACTGCACAAAAGCAATCCGGCAATCCAGAAGCATGTGCTGGAAATCCTTGGCAATATGGGAATGCCGGAAGTCGTTCCCCACATCATTCCTTATTGTTTTCAACCAGACCCCTATCTCAAAGCCCAGGCAGTCAAGTCGCTCGAACTGTTGGGGCAACCGTCGGCGATCCTGCCCTTGAAAGATTTGCTCAATGATAAAAATCAACGCATTCAGAAAATTGTCAGGAATGCCTTGAGTAAACTCATCAGCAATGAATTTTTGTTGACGATGGTCAGCAACGAAGAAGAAAAATCAGGAATTTCTACAGAAGAAACATTCTTTGAGCTGATTTCTATCTTCAATGAAGAAGAATTCCATAATTTGTCTCCCGGCACAATGAAGTCAATTATTGAATTCTTCCGTAAAAATCATGAGAAAGCCCGACGAACCGAAGAAAAACTCCTGCAAAAGCAATGGGAAGCCGATGCGGTAACGCAAAAATTATTTGAACTGCAACAGCAGTTGAAACAGAAATACTCTGAATCCAGACTGGAACTCGATCTTTTCAGGAAAAGTATTTTGTCCCACACCGAAGAGCGGCATCTCTTACCGGGGGTGATCGACACTCAAAGTCATGAGTTGGAGCAGTTACATACACGTTTTGATGATCTTACCCGTGAAAACGCTGACGCCAAACTTGAGATTTCAAAGTTGCTGGCCACGCTTGAAGAGCAAAGGTCACAACACAGGGCATCCCTGGCAACCCGGGAAACAGAAGCCGAGGCGGATGAAATCGGGTTGGAGCAAGCCTTAACCGCATCTCTCGAAGAAAATGAAACAGAAAATGAGGATGACGAACTAGAGCTGGAAGAGTCTTTAGGCGCTCTTGATTCAGCCTCCGACAACGAATTGACAGCGGAACATTTTGATCCGGGCATTGTAATCTTTAATGAAGAAATCCTGGACGATCTGCTACTCAATGATCAAGCCCTTGAGTCCAGTGCACCGGCCAAACGGATGTTGTCTGAAAAAATTGTGATGGTCGAGCAAAATCATGATGCGTCAGACTACCTCAAAAGTTTGTTGAGATATGCCGGCTTTTCCAACATTGTGGTGTTTCATGATGGCCGACTTGCTTATGAAACAATCCGTCAATCCCATGATACCATCAGCCTGATTCTGACGGCACGGTCTATTCCGCAAATGAACGGTCTGGAACTGTTAACCAAAGTGCGATCGTTTGAACAGGAAGACGGCTTGAAACCCTGTCCGGTGTTGATGATCACTGAAGATCTCAACACCTACAAAGTCAATGAACTCCACAAAGCCGGAGCAGCCGAAGTATTTCCAAGGTTATTTATTCCTGAAAACTTCGTTGACAGGGTTATTCACCATTCTGGCGCCGAAAAGGCCTTGAGTGCTTCGAATCTGACCCTGGAGGCGGCCAAAGAAGAACTGCTCAATCTTGCTAAAACCTGTCAAGTCCAGTTTTGTAAAACCACTAAAAAACGCATCACCCTGTCTGTCAAATTCCCTCAGGATCTTCGTGCCGCGCCAACACGCATTCCCGGATTTCAGGAGATTTTTAAAACACTCATCGAATTCAGCATCGTTTCCGCGGTAAACCGCTCAACAGTCACTCTGCATTTCAAATCAACGGACTCATCCCGCGATTCAGTATTCCAGTTGAACGCCAGTTTTATTCCAGACAAAGGGAACACTTTTCTTTCTCTGGAAAATCAATTCAATGATTTAGAGGACGTTGCCTCTGGAGAATTGAAAGAAGTTCAGAACACGGATACCCTGGGACAAAAATTCATCCAGATCACACTGGCGTTCTCACAGCAGGGAATGATTCAATCCACTAAAGATGGACGTCACTCCAGTGAAGACTTCGATGATGAAGAAGTCTTTGATTTACTGGACGATCTGGAAGAAGACGGAAGCGATATCCAGAAAATTGTCTCCTCCCTGCATAAACTTTGTGAGGAAGAACCGTTCCGGTTGTTTTCAGTATTGGACTATCTCCATGATGGCCATTTCGAACAGGCTCACCGGGAAATTTTAGAAATGTTGCAGAAGTTGGACAGGGTCGATATCATCCCCTATTTAATCCGGCGTTTTCCTCAACTGCACAAGGAATACAAGCTGTGGACACTGTCCTTCATTGCTGAAAAAGATCTCAAAGCAGGACTGTACTTTATCATCAGTGTTCTCCGGGACGAGGATGAAGAAGTTCGGCATCGGGTTCTGTCGGTTCTGCTCAAGCATTTTGACGCGTCTTTTCTGCACCTGTTGATGCATTCTTTTGTCCGTACCTTCCACCTGCCACGGACGATCAAACAGACCGATATCCTCAGACGCCTTCCGCCAAAGGAACGCTCGGCGTTTTTTCAGGTTCTGTTGTACAATGAATCCTTTGAACTATCGGTTCCGTTCCTGTTCGGCTATCTGGACGCGGCGGCGCCCTATGAACAAGAATCGATTTACACTGCGTTGGCGGCCCAGGAATCGCTGGCGTATCTGGCTGAAGAACAGACAGAAATTCTCAAAAACCATTTTGAACAACAGCACGTTCTGCGACGTTTGCCTCGAATCACCTTGAGTTTGTTGCTGTCCACCAAGGCCGATCTGCTGAAATGGTTGATGAAACAGATCAAGCCCGCTCATTGGGTCGAAGTCTTCAAAGCAAGATTTGTGAAAGACATCAAATCAGGCTGGGAAGCCATGGGCATGTTTGTTCAGGAGGGAATGCAGGAAATACTCGATCATATCGTCCAGGCCGATGAATTGCTGGAAGCTGAGACTCTGGCAGAAGATCAGGAAAAAGAGATTTATCGAATGCTTCACATGAGTAAAGGCATTGCCTTGAGTCTGGACCTGGAAATATTGGTCGCACTCTATCATTATGTGGAAGATCTGTGGTCCCATACCTTGAACAGGGACGACATGGATTTGGCAGAGTTGGACACTTTTAAAAAGCACTATAAATGCTTGCTCGATGTGACAAAAGCCGCTTCACGGATCTTGCGTCTGGCTGAACATGACGACTCCTTCCTGCGTGAAAAAATCGCGCTCAACAGTGTTTTCCCGAGAATGCAGCACCTCTTCAATAAATTGACAACGATGCTGAGAAAAAAAGCAACGTTGACCCTGCTCGAAGAAAAAGAGTTTTACCTGAACCCGAATTTGCTGAATTCCTTGAATGAGATGCTTATTCAATTATTAAAAAACAGTGTGGACCATGGTGTGGAACTGAGTGAAGCCCGTCTTCGGGCCGGGAAATCTGAGGTTGGTGAAATTCAGTTGAGAATTGGTGAAAACAACGGGAACCTTCAGATCATTGTTTCTGATGATGGCCAGGGACTTCAAATTGAGAGAATCGCAAAAAAATGTATTGAGAAAAATTTGTTGACTGAAGCTCAGGCAACGGCTCTTCTGACAGACCCTGCCAGACACCATGAACTGTATGAGTTTATTTTTGCGTCTCAATTCAGCACAGCTCAAACCACCTCTGAGGTTTCCGGACGAGGCGTTGGTATGGATATCATCAAATCAGAATTGAATGACATGGGTGGAACGATCGCTATCGAATCAAAAGCCGGAATCGGCAGTTCCTTCATTCTTCAAATCCCCTTGCAGGAAAATCAAATCGTAACTGAAGCCTGAACAATAGTAAGCGTTCAGCCGTCAGTTATCAGTACGATATTTTTTGCTATTGAGTTATAATGCTTCTGAAGCGTATAAACACTGAAAGCTGAATAATGAAAGCTGAACGCTTACGAACAATATTCTGTTCAGGTGTCAGTTTGACACCAAATCAATAGGAGAAATATGCTACCCACTACTGAAAAAAAAAATGACCGTATTACAGCACGAGTGCCTACAGATATACGCGAACGTCTGATAGAAGCCGCAGCGTTTTCTGGAGCGACCCTGAACCAGTTTTTAATCCAGGCCGCAATTGAAAAGGCCAACACAATCCTTGAAAAAGAACGGATCATCCATCTCTCTTATCATGATGCGGAAGTATTTTTTAAGGCACTGGAAAATCCCCCCAAGCCCAATCAACGTTTACGGAAAGCCATAACAAAATATAAAGATTCAGGCCTCTATGAACCCGTTCAAGATTGAGCTACTGACAACAAAACATCACAAACAGAAATTTGATTGTGGTGTGAAAGAACTTAATCATTACCTTCAATCAATGGCATCTCAACATGCCACTAAAGGAATTTCCAGAACTTTTGTTCTCGTACATCCTCAGGAACCAGAGAATATCCTGGGGTTTATCACTCTGTCCATCTGTGAGATTAACGCTCAAATACTTCCAACGCAGTTCGCCAAGAAGTTTCCCTCTAAAGTTCCTGGCGCAAAGATTGGTCGATTAGCCATCTCCCGAAAACATCAACGACAAGGATTAGGAGAACTCTTGATGCTTCATGCAATGAATCAAACGCTTCTGGTTCATCATGTCTTTGGCCTTACCGGAGTATTAGTTGATGCTAAACATGAACAGGCACAACAGTATTACATCCGCTATGGATTTATCCCATTACCCCAAATACCACTGACGTTATTTCTTCCGATAAAAACTCTCTTGGAAGCATTTAAATGAACAATCGCAATTGTTCGAGAAAGCCAACAGGGAAAACGCAATGACTAATAAAGTTATCGATCTGTACCACTACAGAGATCCATCCTCCACCATGGAGACTGTCCTGACGCTTTTGTCGAAATGGTCACAAAAATCCCGGGAGCAGGCAAACCTTGATCATTTGAGATTAAGGAGCCTCCTGCCAGCCCTGTTTCTGGAATTCAACCATTATGAAATGGAGCTCAGAATCAAAGTGATCGATCTGCTGGCACAGGCTCAGATTTCAGAAGCTGTGCCCTTTCTGGTTGCCTATCTGAGTGATTCTGACCCGGAAATGAAAGCAAGTGTAATTCAGGCCCTGGGCGTGCTGAAGAATCACTTTGCGGTTCTGCCTTTGAAAAACGCCTATGATCATGAATCCCCGGAACTCAGGCAGGAGATTCTCAAAGCACTGAGCCTGCTGGTGGACGATGTGTTCTTTTCTCATTTTTTGGGGAGTGATCCAAATCTGAACAGAATTACGATTGCCATGGAACTTCTGGACATGCTCTCGTCCGAAAATCAGCAATTACTATCTCCCCGGGGATTCAGAATGTTCCTGGATCAACTGCTTCCACATTTTTTAAAAATCCGACGTGCGGATTTTGATGTAAAAACATTAAAACAGACCATAAACACACTCGAAAATGAATTACATACGCATCATGATCAACATGAGCGTGCCCTTGAAACAATGAAATTCCAAATGAAAATCCAGCATTTGCAGTTACAGGGTTTTCTGGAAGTTCCTTCTGCCCGGGATGTTTTGGAAAGTGACGCGCCTGTTGAGGAAAAACCGTACCCTGTGCAACCTCAAAAGTTTTTGAGTTTGAAGGAGGTGATTATTCAGGCAAACAAAAGTGTCCTTGAAGAAGACACCCGTAACAATGTGAGGAAAAAGGTAACCTTTACCAAAACGCTACAGCTCGAACCTTCGATGGCTGAGAACTTACTGTTGCTTCTGAAACACCTCATGAGCCTGGCAAATTCAATTGCGAGACCAGACCGGAAGGTTCAGATCCGGATCAATGACATACACGCGGATCAACCTAGCACTTCCACTATTATCACGATGAAAGGAACCGCCGTTGATCCAACCTCACTTGAACGTTTGATCTCAACCCATCCCGTGTATCAGGAACTGAAAAGAACGGTTTCTTTTCTTGGCTGGACAGTAGACAGAACCATGGATCGTGGTGATTTCTGTATCACGATTCAGGTAAAATCTCCCTCTTCAACTTTACCTTGAAAACAATAAGGAATTGTAAAAGAATCAATTGTAAAAGTTTGCTCGTGCCCTACGTCCCGTTCAGGGCTGTTAAGTTAAGAAATTACCTGCGAGAAAATCCCCCTTTTCAAAGGGGGCAGGGGGATTTAAAGCTCAGAATAACATCCCCCTAACCCCCTTAAACCAAGGGGGAATTGGTGCCAGTGCCTTCACAGTGCTTAACTTAACAGACGTGTACGTCCCGTGGTTCCTAACCAGAAAGTTTTCCCTGTTATTTTTTGAACGTTCCTAACAGTTGTTTCCTATGATTGAGCACAAAATTATCATTGTTGATGATGAAATGATCATCCGGCATATGATAGAAAAAAAATTATCAGATCAGGGTATTGAGGTGCTTCAGGCAACCGATGGACTCAGTGGACTCCAATTGATTCTTGAACATCCTGAGGTCAAACTTATTGTGACTGATTATAAAATGCCCCGGATGGATGGTTTTACCATGCTGAAAAAAGCCAGAGAGATCCGCTCGGACTTTCGTTTTATTCTGATGTCCGGTCATGCTCAAGGAGGCGATATTATTGATGCCTTGAGGTTGTCTGCCAGTGATTTTTTTATTAAACCGTTCAATTTGGGGACTTTTTCGACATCCATCAAACGCAATTTGATTGAAATCGAGCAGGAAGCCACACAAAAGCACCTACAGGAACAATTGCTCCAGTCTGCCAAATTGGCTTCCATCGGGGAGTTAGCCACTGGAATTGCTCATGAAATAAATCAACCACTGTCCTATATCAGCGGCCATGTTCAAACACTTCTGGAAGATATTGAACTGGAAGATGTCACCTTGAAGGAGGTTTATGCTTTAATGAAAGAGTTCGAAAAACGCATCGGGCGAATCAACTCCATAATATCCCATCTCCGCTTCTTTGGTCGTGAGCACGGATCAACATTCAGTGAGACAAATCTGGTCGATGTTTTCGAAAGCTGTCTGCTACTCCTCAACGAAAAAATTCGCCTCAGAAGCATTGAACTGAAATTTGAACACAGTGAAAATCTGCCTTTGATCAAAGGAAATTCTCATCAGTTGGAGCAGGTGTTGATCAACTTGTTCCAAAATGCCATTGACGCTCTGGAACATCGAAACGATGGGCGCATCACCGTTCAAATCAACCATCATCCTGAAAAGGAGGTCATTGAGATACGCTTTACAGACAATGGAAGCGGCATTTCACCCAAGGATTTAGGTCACATTTTTGATCCGTTCTTCACGAAAAAACCGGTAGGAAAGGGGACGGGTCTCGGGCTATCCATCTCGTTTGGCATCATCCAGGCCCATCGGGGAACCATTGTCTGTGAGTCGGAACTCAATAAGGGAACCTGTTTCATCATCACCTTACCGACACCAACGGATCGAGAACAGACAGACTAAGGGGCCGCCAAACGTAGAGACGGGTTTGAAACCCGTCTCTACCGGTTATTTCTTTATGCCCCCTAAACCTGAAGGCAATGATTGATTTTATGACAGAATTTTAATCTTGTGAATGTGCCGTCAATCATTATTCTGACGCCCTTGATTATTTCCGGGGTAACGTTCACGTTTGTTACGTTAAGCACTGTGAAGGCACTGGCACCAATTCCCCCTTGGTTTAAGGGGGTTAGGGGGATGTTATTCTGAGCTTTAAATCCCCCATGCCCCCTTTGAAAAGGGGGATTTTCTCGCAGGTAATTTCTAACTTAATAGCCTTGAGGGTAACGCGTGTGTCTCCTGATTCATCTTTCGTCAGTTTTTTTACATCAATCTGGTTCGGGAATTGTTCCAGCCAAGAATTATGATCTATTTTTTCAATGATTGTCTGATAATAAAATGAAAACACAGACCGCCTCAGATCCCTATTCCTTTGACCGTATTTCTCCTGCTCCTGTTTCCGCTGACCAATGCACAGATTGCCGTAGCTATTTAATCTCTCTTTCTTTTTTCGCGAACGTAATTTTTGTGGTGATAGAAGGGTTTGTTGGAATCATGGCCGGTAGTCATGCCCTGGTCGCGGGCGCACTGCATTCACTGTCAGACACCACCACTTTTGGCCTGAATTATTTTGAGGATCGGCGGCATTTAGCCAACGTACAAAAGGTGAATCCGGGCATCAATGTTTTCATGGGTGTCACCATGTTCATCGCGGGGGCCTGGATATGTGCCCGCAGTGTGTCGGCTCTTGTGATCAATGACCCCTATCGTCCCGGACTCATGGGGCTTTCGGTCGCGGCGATTTCAGTCGGCCTCAACTGGTATCTGTGGAATTTATCAAAATGTGTCTATGAAAATCACAAAGACCAGCGCGTCAACATCTGCAAGATTCAAAACACCCTCAATTTTTTTTCAGCGGTATTGACACTGACTGGCGTTTTGCTGGCTGATCTTGGTTTTGTATTTTTTGACCCCCTGTTTGCCGTTTTTATTGCTCTCACCATGATTTTCGCTTCCTCGTCCATCCTGCGAGAGACCTTTGGGGCCGATGATAATTTTACGCCGAAATCCAGGATGGTGATTTATCTGGTCATAGCCTTCCATGCCGCAATCATTATATTCTTTGTGACGGCTACAACCATCAAAGTCCTTGATAGCCGCAATGTGATTCTTATTCCTTCAGAAGGCACAACGCTCGATAGCAAAATAGATTCCAGGCTGGGAAGATCCAACTATTTTATCATTTACGATATTCGCACTGACAGTGCTGTCACTGTGATCAATACAGACCGGAATGTCGAAGGGGACGTGAGCCACAACTTAATTGGTGTGATCGATGAGTACAACGTCGGTGTTGTGATCGCGCCGCATGTTGGCAAAGAAGTGTTTGATAAACTGGTATCAAAAAAGACAGCGATGTATTATGACGGTCACAATGTCACTGTCAACCAGGCCTTGCAGGATCAACAATCCGGACTTCTGGAGCAGGCTACAATCAACAACGTGGATCGTGGCTATGGCCGTAATGTTGTCAAATGGCTCAGTGTCTGGTAAGTACTCGACCATAAATCTTTAACCA from SAR324 cluster bacterium carries:
- a CDS encoding cation transporter, coding for MKTQTASDPYSFDRISPAPVSADQCTDCRSYLISLSFFANVIFVVIEGFVGIMAGSHALVAGALHSLSDTTTFGLNYFEDRRHLANVQKVNPGINVFMGVTMFIAGAWICARSVSALVINDPYRPGLMGLSVAAISVGLNWYLWNLSKCVYENHKDQRVNICKIQNTLNFFSAVLTLTGVLLADLGFVFFDPLFAVFIALTMIFASSSILRETFGADDNFTPKSRMVIYLVIAFHAAIIIFFVTATTIKVLDSRNVILIPSEGTTLDSKIDSRLGRSNYFIIYDIRTDSAVTVINTDRNVEGDVSHNLIGVIDEYNVGVVIAPHVGKEVFDKLVSKKTAMYYDGHNVTVNQALQDQQSGLLEQATINNVDRGYGRNVVKWLSVW